The following proteins are co-located in the Thermodesulfobacteriota bacterium genome:
- a CDS encoding VWA domain-containing protein codes for MKRRIAVITALLFAFVTAGVKYISAFPVIPKPEAEGALSWDLKLGSPYVLKGGEREMLLNIRLSGKEAGPGERTPVNLVLVIDRSGSMSDRGKMEYAREAARRMVGLLGKDDRLGIVAYSTDVEVLLPARKIADKEAALSVINSLYPTDSTNLSGGLEKGIAELKSLERGGYVNRVILLSDGLANQGVTDPSGLGRIASRASEGGVYVTTMGLGADYDENLMMGLAEHGAGNYYFIESPNQLAGIFEKEFGRMAAAVARDTVIKLALAPGVRIDEVYGYEYSVRDGSAEVKLGDFFGGQERDILVRLTVPADADGRHGLAAASLSYGDLLRQGSLVSSARTLAYEVTSDADKVAAGEDESVRSRLVSVAAASVYRKAAVAYESGDAEGARSYLEDAYDSIVELNKTSYKNERTMKQERDLREAVRRMAAPPAPSSEEGRVMIKGQKAGAREAQK; via the coding sequence ATGAAAAGACGCATCGCCGTAATAACCGCGTTACTGTTCGCATTCGTGACTGCCGGGGTGAAATACATCTCGGCGTTCCCGGTAATCCCGAAGCCCGAAGCTGAGGGCGCGCTATCGTGGGATTTAAAACTCGGCAGCCCGTACGTTCTCAAGGGCGGCGAGCGCGAGATGCTCCTTAACATCAGGCTCAGTGGCAAGGAGGCCGGGCCCGGGGAAAGGACGCCAGTTAACCTCGTCCTGGTGATCGACCGGAGCGGCTCCATGTCCGACAGGGGCAAGATGGAATACGCCAGGGAAGCGGCGCGGCGTATGGTCGGCCTTCTCGGGAAGGACGACAGGCTCGGCATCGTCGCGTACTCGACGGACGTCGAGGTGCTTCTCCCGGCGCGGAAGATAGCCGACAAGGAAGCCGCGCTCTCGGTGATAAACTCGCTCTACCCGACCGATTCGACGAACCTCTCGGGCGGGCTCGAAAAGGGCATCGCGGAACTAAAGTCGCTCGAACGCGGCGGCTACGTAAACCGCGTAATACTCCTCTCGGACGGTCTCGCCAACCAGGGCGTAACGGACCCCTCCGGGCTCGGCAGGATAGCCAGCCGCGCGTCCGAGGGCGGGGTATACGTGACGACGATGGGACTCGGCGCGGATTACGACGAGAACCTCATGATGGGCCTCGCCGAGCACGGCGCAGGCAACTACTACTTCATCGAATCGCCTAACCAGCTCGCGGGTATCTTCGAGAAGGAATTCGGCCGCATGGCGGCCGCCGTCGCGAGGGACACCGTGATAAAGCTCGCGCTCGCCCCGGGCGTCAGGATAGACGAGGTCTACGGTTACGAGTATTCGGTAAGGGACGGCTCGGCCGAGGTAAAGCTCGGCGACTTCTTCGGCGGGCAGGAAAGGGACATACTCGTAAGGCTGACCGTCCCTGCAGACGCTGACGGCAGGCACGGGCTCGCCGCCGCGTCACTCTCCTACGGCGACCTCCTCAGGCAGGGCTCTCTCGTCTCCTCGGCCCGGACGCTCGCGTACGAGGTCACGTCCGACGCCGATAAGGTTGCCGCGGGCGAGGACGAGTCCGTCCGTTCGAGGCTTGTCTCCGTCGCCGCCGCGTCCGTTTACCGGAAAGCGGCCGTGGCTTACGAGAGCGGTGACGCCGAGGGCGCGCGCTCCTACCTCGAAGACGCATACGACAGCATCGTCGAGCTCAACAAGACCTCCTATAAGAACGAAAGGACCATGAAGCAGGAGCGCGATCTCAGGGAGGCCGTCCGGCGGATGGCCGCCCCGCCCGCCCCGTCGTCCGAGGAAGGCAGGGTGATGATAAAAGGGCAGAAGGCCGGCGCGAGGGAGGCGCAGAAATAA